Within the Fibrobacter sp. UWH6 genome, the region AATAATCAGAACCGTCTGATTCATTTGTCCAAAAAGAAACATCATTGTTTTCGTTACGGCTTTCTGTTAAATAAGCAAATCCCCCTGCTCTTAAAGACATCCCACATTTGTTGATGTATATTGTATCTTGTATATTTTCCCAATATCCTGTGGAGAGAACGTCCATTCTATTATCTACTGTAATTAGGAGATTTTCATAATCATTTGATTTTGGCATTCGCCATCCTGCAGGACATAAATGATCTAAATTTTCACCACGATAGAGTCTTCCGTATTTTTCACAATTCTTTGGTAAACTGTCATAGCAAAAGCTTCCTGTTGCTTCATAGTTTAAGCTTTGTGCCATCCAAACCTGGTTTCCGATTGTTGTATATCGATATTCCTGACCATCACGTTCATCCACGAATGTTCCTCGATTTGGCATGCCATAGATGTTCGTTCCTTCTGAAGGGCAGACGGAGGCTGTATCAAAGCCCTCATCCGCATCGGTTGTGCAGGCATTTAGAATAATAACGAATGAGCAAATCATAGCCATGGCAATGATTGTTTTATTTTCTAGGAGAAACCTAGATACTGTTGTCGAATTCATAATGAACTCCCTATTTGAATATTTCCCAGGACAGAATCTCATTCCCGCGACGGAGAACAAGGTAACTTCCTGGTGTGAATGTGTAATTTGAAATTGAAACAGAATGTTCGCCCTCGTTCCATATTCCATTGAACAAAGAGACAAGGGGCATACCAATTGCATTTACCGTTTCTAGTGTATAAGTTCCTTTTTCAGTCACATTCACATAGATTATGTCGCCATCGACATCAATCAAATCTTCATAAGAGTCCTTTGTCTTAAATTGACTGCTAAACCGTGGTTGAGGTGCGTACCCCCAAAGCAGATTTCCATTTAAATCCAGAACGACAGCAGAATCTGCTTCAATTAGTTCTACTTCATTTAAATCATGATGCGAGGGATCATCTTCTGCATCAAAACCAACACCCCATCCAGGGTTGTGAATTTCAAAATTTACGCCATTGCCAAAATCAGTTTTTTCTCCAGGGTTAAGTATGGTATTCGTATAAAGGAACGATACATAGTAGAGATCTCCGCCTGCACTTATCTTACTTGAAGCGGCAAAAGGGCTACTATAGTAATCAACTTCTTGCTTTCCGCTTGCATCCCGATAATAGTAACGAACTTCAAATCCTTCAATGGGTGTATCACCAGTATTCTCAGCGAGCATTGTCAAGAGACTTGACTGATTTGAACCAGCCTTAGCATCCTTCGCCAAGACGCGAACGCTCTTACGT harbors:
- a CDS encoding FISUMP domain-containing protein; the encoded protein is MNSTTVSRFLLENKTIIAMAMICSFVIILNACTTDADEGFDTASVCPSEGTNIYGMPNRGTFVDERDGQEYRYTTIGNQVWMAQSLNYEATGSFCYDSLPKNCEKYGRLYRGENLDHLCPAGWRMPKSNDYENLLITVDNRMDVLSTGYWENIQDTIYINKCGMSLRAGGFAYLTESRNENNDVSFWTNESDGSDYFFTFYVCYNYMSISSLGHSIETMKYYIRCIKE